One window of Chryseobacterium sp. JJR-5R genomic DNA carries:
- the lpdA gene encoding dihydrolipoyl dehydrogenase, with protein MSQFDVTVIGSGPGGYVAAIRAAQLGFTTAIIEKYPTLGGTCLNVGCIPSKALLDSSEHFENAKHNFAGHGIIINEPRADIARMIERKNEVIKQNTDGISYLMNKNKITVFEGVGSFESATQIKVTKNDGSAETIESKYTIIATGSKPTSLPFITLDKERVITSTEALNLKEIPKHLVVIGGGVIGLELGSVYLRLGAQVTVVEFMDKIIPGMDGALSKELTKVLKKQGMKFMLSTAVSAVERNGDTVKITAKDKKGEEVTVEGDYCLVSVGRRPFTDGLGLEKAGVELDERGRVKINDHLQTNVSNIYAIGDVIKGAMLAHKAEEEGVFVAETLAGQKPHINYNLIPGVVYTWPEVAGVGRTEEQLKEEGVAYKVGSFPMRALGRSRASGDVDGLVKIIADEKTDEILGMHIIGARAADLIAEGVIAMEFRASAEDIARSSHAHPTYAEAIKEAALDATAKRPIHM; from the coding sequence ATGAGTCAATTCGATGTTACCGTAATCGGTTCCGGTCCTGGTGGTTATGTTGCTGCAATCCGTGCCGCACAGTTAGGTTTCACAACAGCAATTATTGAAAAATATCCAACCTTGGGCGGTACCTGCCTTAATGTAGGATGTATCCCGTCTAAAGCACTGTTGGACAGCTCTGAGCATTTTGAAAATGCCAAGCACAATTTTGCCGGTCACGGAATTATTATCAATGAGCCCCGGGCTGATATTGCAAGAATGATCGAACGTAAGAATGAAGTGATCAAGCAAAATACGGACGGAATCAGCTACCTGATGAACAAAAACAAAATTACTGTTTTTGAAGGCGTGGGAAGCTTCGAATCTGCCACTCAGATCAAAGTAACGAAAAACGACGGTTCTGCGGAAACCATCGAATCCAAATATACCATTATCGCTACCGGTTCCAAACCGACTTCTCTGCCTTTTATTACGTTAGACAAAGAAAGAGTAATTACGTCTACGGAAGCTTTGAACCTTAAGGAAATTCCTAAGCATTTAGTGGTAATCGGCGGCGGGGTGATCGGTCTTGAACTGGGTTCTGTTTACCTGAGACTGGGTGCCCAGGTAACGGTGGTTGAATTTATGGATAAGATTATCCCTGGAATGGATGGTGCTTTAAGCAAGGAACTTACCAAAGTCCTTAAAAAGCAGGGCATGAAATTCATGCTTTCTACTGCCGTTTCTGCCGTGGAAAGAAACGGGGATACCGTAAAAATCACAGCCAAAGACAAGAAAGGAGAAGAAGTAACCGTTGAAGGTGATTACTGCCTTGTTTCTGTAGGAAGAAGGCCTTTCACAGACGGGCTTGGCCTGGAAAAAGCAGGTGTTGAGCTTGATGAAAGGGGCCGGGTGAAAATAAACGACCATCTGCAGACCAATGTTTCCAATATCTATGCAATCGGAGATGTGATCAAAGGAGCCATGCTGGCGCATAAAGCGGAAGAAGAAGGTGTTTTCGTAGCTGAAACGCTGGCCGGGCAGAAACCTCACATCAATTATAATTTAATCCCGGGCGTTGTTTACACATGGCCTGAGGTTGCCGGGGTAGGTAGAACCGAAGAGCAGCTGAAAGAAGAAGGTGTAGCCTACAAAGTAGGGTCTTTCCCGATGAGAGCATTGGGAAGAAGCCGTGCGAGCGGGGATGTTGACGGACTGGTAAAAATTATTGCCGATGAAAAAACGGATGAGATATTAGGAATGCACATTATAGGAGCCAGGGCGGCGGATCTTATCGCAGAAGGGGTTATTGCTATGGAATTCCGTGCCAGTGCGGAAGATATTGCAAGAAGCTCACATGCGCATCCGACTTATGCAGAAGCGATTAAAGAAGCAGCATTGGATGCTACGGCAAAAAGGCCGATCCATATGTAA
- a CDS encoding S1 RNA-binding domain-containing protein, whose product MQIGKTQTLKISEKNSSGWILADESGEKAFLPKIFTQDDKEVDDEIEVFVYQDDSKLKATTEIPLAEIGEFAVMSCVQSLPSGAFMDWGIIKDLFIPYKQQKTKIIEGKRYLVYLYIDDELELITGTTKFKRNPQYEDLPFAKGDKVELLMMNESELGWNVVINKKYIGLIYTSDVFKKLYPLSEETGYIKAIREDGKIDVSLQPEGFENIDEFKQKILNKLEENYGLLYLSDKSTPEEIKDELQMSKKNFKKAIGGLYKDKVIDLSEDKIKLL is encoded by the coding sequence ATGCAAATAGGAAAGACACAGACTTTAAAAATTTCAGAAAAAAACAGTTCAGGATGGATTTTGGCCGACGAATCAGGCGAAAAGGCTTTTCTGCCTAAAATTTTCACTCAGGATGATAAGGAGGTTGATGATGAAATTGAGGTTTTTGTGTACCAGGATGACAGTAAATTAAAAGCCACTACAGAAATCCCTTTGGCAGAAATAGGGGAATTTGCCGTAATGAGCTGTGTTCAGAGCCTTCCGAGCGGGGCGTTTATGGATTGGGGGATCATCAAAGATTTATTTATCCCTTACAAGCAGCAGAAAACAAAAATCATTGAAGGAAAAAGATATCTGGTTTACCTGTATATTGATGATGAACTCGAACTGATTACCGGGACTACGAAATTCAAAAGGAACCCGCAGTACGAAGATCTGCCTTTCGCAAAGGGCGATAAAGTGGAGCTGTTAATGATGAACGAAAGCGAACTGGGCTGGAATGTGGTGATCAATAAAAAATACATCGGATTGATTTATACTTCTGATGTGTTCAAAAAGCTCTATCCTTTATCCGAAGAAACAGGCTACATAAAGGCCATCCGTGAAGACGGGAAAATAGATGTTTCCTTACAGCCTGAAGGTTTTGAAAACATTGATGAGTTCAAACAGAAAATCCTGAATAAGCTGGAAGAAAACTACGGTTTGCTTTACCTTTCAGACAAATCAACCCCCGAAGAGATTAAAGATGAGCTTCAGATGAGCAAGAAGAACTTTAAAAAAGCCATCGGCGGACTGTATAAAGATAAGGTGATTGATCTTTCAGAAGATAAGATCAAGTTATTATAA
- a CDS encoding T9SS type B sorting domain-containing protein encodes MQKILLLFTVFSCSLLFSQKISSQNNDYFFYENKGQIIDQEGEANPDVKYLFLSQGLNVQLRKNGFSYDVYETKKTVNPNSSKFRKDQSVVAKDYYYDEFLYENQFHRIDIELINSNKEVKIIAQGKSMDYDNYYNIPNKPKGVTDVHRYRKISYKNIYPNIDLVFFKPDDTLKPVEYNFIINPGGKISDIKMKFNGAPTSVKDNKLLMKVRFGEMFENIPNSWISSDKKENIDVSFKDLGDQTFGFNAPINTSDKTIVIDPVPTRIWGSHVGGTGDDYGRIRTDSQNTGYLIGSTTSYNNFASSGTYQQNMAGGTDAFLIKVTKNGQKLWGTYYGFGMTDYFMDADFDENFNIYAGGAVQRAAYNDNIVLVKFNNNGSLVFEKEFVSSSQDKLYSVSYNQNHVYIGGYAFSLDFPTVNAMQATKSTPLGYTDGILASVNATTGNTDWATYFGKNDGSTSILQIMSSVDHLDIIGATLSSDIPMVNAFQPVKGGGSDGIYIKLSKSGNTILRSSYYGNTGDEFVIKGRIVNDILILPGKYSTTAFPLGQPGIWRINLAANTILKSYFDFPVGLQLLAYPDTSGNVIFTGLHSNGQPDISTPGAYMGMPATYTSTFMIKYNQNNIKEWGTYYTGNGATQQGEVIKDNEGAIYLTGMSGGNTSGIATPGTFQQTPGGGSDMFIAKFQDCTSSAVVSSNSPVCANSTLQLHATGGAAYSWTGPNGYTSTQQNPAIPNATAANAGTYTCQVTGSGACDGSFTVNVVVGDNIPPIPNTATLPNITGDCHTIVSAIPTATDNCAGTITATTTDPLSYSLPGTYIIHWTYNDGNGNTSTQNQNVTVTAPALPTTTNTQQTFCKTNNPKIPDIQVTGQNIKWYNTAGMLLAPSVPLVNGQTYYASQTINGCESNTISIQVTINETPKPTGNTAQDFCASANPTLANLAVTGTALKFYDAAGNLLPLTTPLVYGATYFVTQTLNSCESEKLAVSVTLSANNVPANDYSEIFCNSTTGGSMTVNLTSYQDDIIANPGIYTFAYTDDAGNAIANPSGYSLNIGTTIIHVKVSTQDGCFKVVRLNLTLNPKPKVNLPEKVDFCNGKSVVLDAGSGYSSYLWSTGEITQSVTVSAPGNYSVTVTNSLGCQNTGSVQVNYTALPEITAVHISNSTATVILSAAGSFEYSLDNFTWQDSNVFMNLPVGEYTVYVRTKGGCIIGQKRFSIFSIPNAFTPNGDGYNDHWKIAGLENYPGTEVNVYDRKGLPVFKEATTKKPMSWDGKLNGTQVPTGNYWYTVKVSDGRLYTGWLLIKNRE; translated from the coding sequence ATGCAAAAAATCCTGCTTCTTTTTACCGTATTCTCCTGTAGCTTGCTGTTCTCACAAAAAATAAGCTCTCAAAACAATGATTATTTCTTTTACGAAAACAAAGGCCAGATCATCGATCAGGAAGGAGAAGCAAATCCGGATGTCAAATATCTTTTCTTATCTCAGGGATTGAATGTTCAGCTGAGAAAAAACGGATTTTCTTATGACGTATATGAAACAAAGAAAACGGTAAACCCTAATTCATCAAAGTTTAGAAAAGACCAATCGGTTGTTGCAAAAGACTATTATTATGATGAATTTCTTTATGAAAACCAATTTCACAGGATTGACATTGAGTTAATTAACTCAAATAAAGAGGTAAAGATTATTGCGCAAGGAAAGTCTATGGATTATGACAATTATTACAATATTCCAAACAAGCCCAAAGGTGTAACAGATGTTCACCGTTACAGAAAAATCTCCTATAAAAATATTTATCCGAATATTGATCTGGTCTTTTTTAAACCTGACGATACGCTGAAGCCTGTTGAATATAATTTCATCATTAATCCCGGCGGAAAAATTTCAGATATTAAAATGAAATTTAACGGGGCTCCAACTTCTGTTAAAGATAACAAGCTTTTAATGAAAGTCCGTTTTGGTGAAATGTTTGAGAATATTCCTAACAGCTGGATTTCTTCAGATAAAAAAGAAAACATCGATGTTTCTTTTAAAGACCTTGGAGACCAGACTTTTGGATTTAATGCGCCGATTAATACTTCTGATAAGACAATTGTTATTGATCCTGTTCCTACGAGAATTTGGGGAAGCCATGTTGGGGGGACGGGTGATGATTATGGGAGGATTAGAACCGACAGCCAGAACACGGGCTATCTCATCGGATCTACAACAAGCTATAATAATTTTGCAAGTTCCGGTACTTATCAGCAAAATATGGCCGGAGGAACTGATGCATTTCTGATAAAAGTAACCAAGAACGGACAAAAACTTTGGGGAACCTATTATGGCTTTGGGATGACAGACTATTTTATGGATGCTGATTTTGATGAAAACTTTAATATTTATGCAGGAGGAGCCGTCCAGAGAGCAGCTTATAATGACAATATTGTTTTGGTAAAATTTAATAATAACGGAAGCCTGGTTTTTGAAAAAGAGTTTGTTTCAAGCAGTCAGGATAAGCTTTACAGTGTTTCTTACAATCAAAACCATGTATATATCGGCGGATACGCTTTCAGTTTAGATTTTCCAACGGTAAATGCCATGCAGGCAACAAAGTCCACACCGTTAGGATATACTGATGGTATTTTAGCCTCTGTCAATGCAACTACCGGAAATACAGATTGGGCAACCTATTTCGGCAAAAATGACGGCTCCACTTCAATTTTACAAATTATGTCTTCAGTTGATCATCTTGACATAATCGGTGCCACTCTATCATCAGATATTCCAATGGTAAATGCTTTTCAACCGGTAAAAGGAGGAGGATCAGACGGTATTTATATAAAACTTTCAAAATCCGGTAACACCATTTTAAGATCAAGTTATTACGGGAATACCGGAGATGAATTTGTGATAAAAGGCAGAATCGTGAATGATATACTAATTCTTCCCGGAAAATATTCAACAACGGCTTTTCCTTTGGGACAGCCCGGGATATGGAGAATAAATTTAGCTGCTAATACCATTTTAAAAAGTTATTTTGATTTTCCGGTTGGCCTTCAACTCTTGGCCTATCCAGATACGTCCGGAAATGTTATCTTCACAGGTTTACACTCAAACGGACAACCGGATATTTCAACACCGGGAGCTTATATGGGAATGCCTGCGACGTATACATCTACATTTATGATCAAGTATAACCAGAATAATATTAAAGAGTGGGGAACTTATTATACCGGAAACGGAGCAACACAGCAGGGTGAAGTTATAAAAGATAATGAAGGCGCTATCTATTTAACCGGAATGTCAGGAGGAAATACATCAGGCATTGCAACCCCAGGAACTTTTCAACAAACTCCGGGAGGAGGAAGTGATATGTTTATCGCTAAATTTCAGGATTGCACTTCTTCTGCTGTTGTGTCATCCAACTCTCCTGTCTGTGCCAATTCAACCCTGCAATTACATGCGACAGGCGGAGCAGCTTACAGCTGGACAGGACCAAACGGATATACCTCAACCCAGCAAAACCCGGCAATTCCAAATGCAACTGCAGCCAATGCAGGAACATACACCTGCCAGGTTACAGGTTCAGGAGCCTGTGACGGAAGTTTTACCGTAAACGTTGTTGTGGGTGATAACATTCCCCCAATTCCAAATACAGCAACGCTTCCCAACATAACAGGAGATTGCCATACGATTGTTTCAGCTATTCCGACAGCAACGGATAATTGTGCCGGGACCATTACAGCCACAACAACAGATCCTCTTTCCTATTCGCTTCCGGGAACATATATTATCCATTGGACTTATAATGACGGAAACGGAAATACATCAACACAAAACCAAAATGTAACTGTAACCGCTCCGGCCCTGCCAACCACGACAAATACGCAGCAGACTTTTTGTAAAACCAATAATCCTAAGATCCCGGATATTCAGGTTACCGGACAGAACATCAAATGGTATAATACAGCAGGAATGCTTTTAGCCCCGTCCGTTCCATTGGTAAACGGGCAGACTTATTACGCTTCCCAGACAATCAATGGATGTGAAAGTAATACCATTTCGATTCAGGTTACGATAAATGAAACCCCAAAGCCGACAGGAAATACAGCTCAGGATTTCTGTGCTTCTGCAAATCCGACTTTAGCGAATCTGGCCGTTACAGGTACTGCTTTAAAATTCTATGATGCAGCAGGAAACCTTCTGCCGTTAACCACTCCGTTGGTCTACGGTGCTACTTATTTTGTTACCCAGACCCTGAATTCATGTGAATCTGAGAAGCTTGCTGTTTCCGTAACCCTTTCCGCGAATAATGTACCGGCTAATGATTATTCAGAAATCTTTTGCAACAGTACCACAGGAGGATCAATGACGGTTAACCTGACTTCTTATCAGGATGATATTATTGCCAATCCTGGTATTTATACATTTGCGTATACGGACGATGCAGGAAATGCCATTGCAAACCCTTCCGGTTACAGCTTAAACATCGGCACCACCATCATTCACGTGAAAGTTTCCACACAGGACGGATGTTTTAAAGTGGTAAGGCTAAACTTAACCCTGAACCCTAAGCCGAAGGTGAACCTTCCTGAAAAAGTTGATTTCTGCAACGGCAAAAGCGTTGTCCTGGATGCCGGAAGCGGATATTCATCTTACCTGTGGAGTACAGGCGAAATCACCCAGTCTGTTACTGTTTCTGCACCGGGGAATTATTCGGTGACGGTAACCAACAGTTTAGGCTGCCAGAATACAGGTTCTGTTCAGGTAAACTATACCGCTTTGCCGGAAATTACAGCTGTTCATATCAGCAACAGTACTGCAACGGTTATTCTTTCTGCGGCAGGAAGTTTTGAATATTCTTTAGACAATTTCACCTGGCAGGATTCAAATGTATTCATGAATCTGCCCGTAGGCGAATATACCGTATATGTGAGAACCAAAGGCGGGTGTATCATCGGCCAGAAACGTTTCTCGATTTTCAGTATCCCGAATGCTTTTACCCCGAACGGCGACGGGTATAACGACCACTGGAAAATTGCCGGACTTGAAAATTACCCGGGAACCGAAGTAAATGTCTACGACAGAAAAGGTCTCCCGGTATTTAAAGAAGCAACCACCAAAAAGCCGATGTCCTGGGACGGAAAGTTAAACGGAACACAGGTTCCGACAGGCAATTACTGGTACACGGTTAAAGTGTCAGACGGAAGGCTGTATACCGGCTGGCTTTTGATTAAGAACAGGGAATAA
- a CDS encoding TetR/AcrR family transcriptional regulator: MSKQEKKDQTQELIKETAKNLFFVQGKFNATTQEIADEAGVNRTLINYYFRSRDNLIQIIFDEAHRVEKKKSEIIMTSDLPFKAKIAQFIEGSLSTSLQYPYLETYIVSQINKGSCHKRDVEEDELKKLYKDIEEEMELGNIEKMAPVQFLLNMISLLVFPSAVRPLFLENLMITDKEFDKIISERKGIILNMLFKK; this comes from the coding sequence ATGTCAAAACAAGAAAAAAAAGACCAGACCCAGGAACTGATAAAGGAGACTGCAAAGAATTTATTTTTTGTGCAGGGGAAATTTAACGCCACAACGCAGGAAATTGCAGATGAAGCCGGCGTAAACAGGACACTGATTAATTATTATTTCAGATCAAGGGATAACCTGATCCAGATTATTTTTGATGAGGCGCACCGGGTGGAAAAAAAGAAATCTGAAATCATCATGACTTCCGATCTTCCTTTTAAAGCTAAAATAGCACAGTTTATTGAGGGAAGCTTGTCAACAAGCCTTCAATATCCTTATCTGGAAACCTATATTGTTTCACAGATCAATAAAGGAAGCTGCCACAAAAGAGATGTGGAAGAAGATGAGCTAAAAAAGCTTTATAAAGATATTGAAGAGGAAATGGAGCTGGGGAATATAGAAAAAATGGCACCTGTACAGTTTCTGCTGAACATGATCTCACTTCTGGTATTCCCGAGTGCCGTCCGGCCTTTATTTTTAGAAAACCTGATGATTACCGATAAAGAGTTCGATAAGATCATTTCAGAACGGAAAGGGATCATTCTCAATATGTTATTCAAAAAATAA
- a CDS encoding TolC family protein, which yields MKRKRITADKLKIGIAAAFMIFGFSSVSAQQQVSLQEAIKQALQNKAEAKKAALQIKKAEYKIDEARAGALPQISATAGLTYNPVIQESLLEFGGERIRAQLGQPWSSTASVQVQQAIFDQRVFTGLKAAKSTREFYVLNAQLTNEQIIENVATAYYQVFVQEENLKTVEASYANTERVRNVIKSLVDNGLAKSIDLDRTNVQLTNIGSNRQTLVNSVELSKNALKFYMGVPISTDIELEEKTIEPRPELAASVVNLDDRTEVKVLEKNRELLIYNKKATEAYLYPTVGLVANYGWAGQGRRFPLTNGINSGVLWSDYSAIGLNINIPIFTGGSTKAKINQAEIDIQDLDLDIQNTQLSLSLDYKNAVTNIENTLINIESMKGNVGLAERVQQNTQSNYQYGLATLTEVLDAENALTQAKQNYANALLDYKQAEIKLIKAKGELNTLQNP from the coding sequence ATGAAAAGAAAACGTATAACTGCAGATAAGCTGAAAATCGGGATAGCTGCTGCATTTATGATTTTCGGTTTTTCATCGGTGTCTGCACAGCAGCAGGTTTCTCTACAGGAAGCCATCAAACAGGCACTACAAAACAAAGCAGAAGCTAAAAAAGCTGCTTTACAGATTAAAAAAGCCGAATATAAAATTGATGAAGCGCGGGCCGGCGCTTTGCCACAGATCAGTGCCACGGCAGGCCTAACCTATAATCCGGTTATCCAGGAATCTCTGCTTGAATTCGGAGGAGAGAGGATCAGGGCACAGCTGGGGCAGCCATGGAGCTCAACCGCATCTGTACAGGTTCAGCAGGCAATTTTTGACCAGCGGGTTTTTACAGGTCTTAAGGCGGCAAAATCCACGAGAGAATTTTACGTTTTGAATGCCCAGTTAACGAATGAGCAGATCATCGAAAATGTAGCCACAGCTTATTATCAGGTCTTTGTACAGGAAGAAAACCTTAAAACCGTTGAGGCCAGTTATGCAAATACGGAAAGGGTGAGGAATGTGATAAAAAGCCTTGTAGACAACGGCCTGGCGAAATCCATCGACTTAGACAGAACAAATGTTCAGCTGACGAATATCGGGTCCAACAGACAGACACTGGTTAACTCTGTGGAGCTTTCAAAGAATGCTTTGAAGTTCTATATGGGTGTTCCGATCAGTACCGATATTGAACTTGAAGAAAAAACCATTGAGCCAAGGCCTGAGCTGGCAGCATCTGTTGTAAACCTGGATGACCGTACTGAAGTGAAAGTTTTAGAGAAAAATAGAGAGCTCCTGATATACAATAAAAAAGCAACCGAAGCCTATTTGTACCCTACAGTCGGTTTGGTAGCCAATTACGGCTGGGCCGGACAGGGAAGGAGGTTCCCGCTTACCAACGGCATCAACAGCGGCGTATTGTGGAGTGATTATTCAGCTATCGGACTGAACATCAATATCCCGATTTTCACCGGCGGTTCCACAAAGGCAAAAATCAATCAGGCGGAAATCGATATCCAGGATCTTGACCTTGATATCCAGAATACCCAGCTGAGCTTAAGCCTGGATTATAAAAATGCAGTGACCAATATTGAGAATACACTCATCAACATCGAAAGCATGAAAGGCAACGTAGGCCTGGCCGAAAGGGTTCAGCAGAATACACAGTCCAATTACCAATATGGCCTGGCAACGCTTACCGAAGTTCTGGATGCTGAAAATGCACTGACCCAGGCAAAACAGAATTATGCCAATGCATTGTTGGATTACAAACAGGCGGAAATTAAATTAATCAAAGCAAAAGGAGAATTAAACACACTACAAAACCCGTAA
- a CDS encoding efflux RND transporter periplasmic adaptor subunit, with protein sequence MKKTLIYIIVAAVLIGLAAYKIVDNKKKQETEVKEVAKQVDKINVNVITVSRENINTDYSANGTFIPKQEMQQSAEISGRIVNVLVKEGSRVGAGQVLATIKRDAIEVDVTQAQNNLQNAISDNQRYENAFKTGGVTKQQVDNSRLQLKNAQAALRAQGVRVNDASIRAGISGTVNKKMVEPGMVVAPGTALFEIVNINSLKLSVLVDESQIGRIQLGQEVAINVNVLPEESFSGRITFIAPKSDASLNFPVEIEVQNRGNLKAGMYATALFKTNNGAETQNMLTVPAEAFANGVSSGQIFIVQNGTAKMITVKTGKVYGDKVQVISGLNGGEQVITSGQINLDNGSKINIVK encoded by the coding sequence ATGAAGAAAACTTTAATATATATCATCGTAGCGGCTGTACTTATCGGTCTGGCAGCCTATAAAATTGTTGATAATAAGAAAAAGCAGGAGACAGAAGTAAAAGAAGTGGCCAAGCAGGTTGACAAAATCAATGTTAACGTGATTACCGTTTCAAGAGAAAATATTAATACTGATTATTCCGCAAACGGAACTTTTATCCCAAAGCAGGAAATGCAGCAGTCTGCTGAAATTTCAGGGCGTATCGTAAACGTTCTGGTAAAAGAAGGCTCAAGGGTAGGAGCAGGGCAGGTATTGGCGACCATTAAAAGGGATGCCATTGAAGTGGATGTTACCCAGGCGCAGAATAACCTGCAGAATGCCATTTCAGACAACCAGCGTTACGAAAATGCATTCAAAACAGGCGGTGTTACCAAACAGCAGGTTGACAACTCAAGGTTACAGCTGAAAAATGCACAGGCAGCATTGAGGGCTCAGGGTGTAAGGGTAAATGATGCCAGCATCCGTGCAGGGATCAGCGGTACCGTTAACAAAAAAATGGTGGAACCGGGAATGGTTGTCGCTCCGGGAACGGCTTTATTTGAAATCGTAAATATCAACAGCTTAAAACTTTCGGTTCTGGTTGACGAAAGCCAGATCGGAAGAATACAACTGGGCCAGGAAGTTGCTATCAATGTAAACGTTTTGCCTGAAGAATCTTTCAGCGGAAGAATTACATTTATCGCTCCTAAAAGTGATGCATCTCTCAATTTCCCTGTTGAAATTGAAGTTCAGAACAGAGGAAACCTGAAAGCAGGGATGTATGCCACCGCTTTATTTAAAACAAATAACGGCGCTGAAACTCAGAATATGTTAACGGTTCCTGCAGAAGCTTTTGCAAACGGGGTAAGTTCAGGACAGATTTTTATCGTTCAAAATGGAACGGCTAAAATGATCACTGTAAAAACAGGGAAAGTGTACGGCGATAAAGTACAAGTCATCAGCGGGCTGAACGGTGGTGAGCAGGTAATTACGAGCGGACAGATCAACCTTGACAACGGGTCAAAAATCAATATCGTAAAGTAA